In Dioscorea cayenensis subsp. rotundata cultivar TDr96_F1 chromosome 11, TDr96_F1_v2_PseudoChromosome.rev07_lg8_w22 25.fasta, whole genome shotgun sequence, a single genomic region encodes these proteins:
- the LOC120271748 gene encoding receptor-like protein EIX2, translating to MPVLLYLLPLLLLLLVFGLAVICSDAAALVPNVEHPTNCIESERMALLDFKKNIIDPYNNLSSWVGHACCSWDGVQCDNTTGNIVGLALGQHGSVIFHLQGGEISPTLLSLQHLNYLDLSGNDFRGTNVPSFISHFKDLKYLNLARAGFGGPVPSSFGNLSSLQTLDLSYNDGVYVDDAAHQWLSHLTSLQHLVFSGVTFSSHSSNSLFLALNKLPSINEIRLSECQLQSIPPSIPHLNFSSLLVLDLSFNSINFSVSPWVFNLKSLEYLDLSNNIFGSSISADYLSSNFSTDIAKGVGNLCNLKTLDLSDSNMGMRLAELNFTGCIKDSLQLICI from the coding sequence ATGCCTGTTCTCCTATACCTGCTGcctctactactactactactagtaTTTGGACTTGCTGTTATATGCAGTGATGCAGCAGCTCTTGTTCCCAATGTTGAACATCCTACAAATTGCATAGAGAGTGAGAGAATGGCCCTTCTTGATTTCAAGAAGAACATTATTGATCCATACAACAACCTATCTTCCTGGGTAGGACATGCATGCTGTTCTTGGGATGGTGTTCAATGTGACAACACAACTGGCAACATCGTAGGACTGGCCCTGGGCCAGCACGGATCAGTAATTTTCCATCTGCAGGGAGGTGAGATCTCTCCAACTTTGCTTTCTCTTCAACACTTGAATTATCTTGACTTGAGTGGGAATGACTTCAGAGGAACAAATGTTCCATCATTCATCAGCCATTTCAAGGATTTGAAGTACCTCAACCTTGCCAGAGCTGGCTTTGGAGGACCTGTTCCTTCCAGTTTTGGAAATCTCTCCAGTTTGCAGACTCTTGACCTCTCATATAATGATGGAGTTTATGTTGATGATGCTGCTCATCAATGGCTTTCTCATCTTACTTCATTGCAACACCTTGTTTTCAGTGGTGTCACCTTTAGCAGTCACTCATCCAATAGTTTGTTTCTAGCTCTGAACAAACTTCCTTCCATAAATGAGATACGTCTGTCTGAGTGTCAGCTTCAAAGTATTCCTCCTTCCATTCCCCATCTGAATTTCTCATCTCTCTTAGTTCTTGATCTCTCGTTCAATTCCATCAATTTCTCAGTGTCTCCCTGGGTGTTCAATCTCAAAAGCCTTGAATATCTAGATCTCAGTAACAATATTTTTGGGTCATCTATCTCTGCAGATTATTTGTCTAGTAATTTTAGTACTGACATAGCTAAAGGCGTAGGCAATCTTTGTAACCTGAAAACTCTTGATCTGTCCGACAGCAACATGGGCATGAGACTAGCAGAACTCAATTTTACTGGGTGTATTAAGGATAGTCTGCAGCTCATTTGCATTTAA
- the LOC120271749 gene encoding receptor-like protein EIX2: protein MALYHWKLEKLTELESLDLEVKCASVCSPIHSFFNVSSNWIPPFLLQELRIRSCSVGSEFPTWLQTQHKLNVLDISTYRNLKHCPQTGFWNLVSVNLAEMYMSENQIEGMLPKFSTSMQLNTIDLSSNRFYGPLPGFWVHPSPT from the exons atggcACTTTACCACTGGAAATTGGAAAAACTTACAGAGCTGGAAAGTTTGGATCTTG AAGTTAAATGTGCTTCTGTATGCAGTCCAATTCATTCGTTTTTCAATGTGAGTTCTAACTGGATTCCACCTTTTCTTCTCCAAGAATTGAGAATCAGGTCTTGTTCAGTGGGCTCAGAATTTCCAACATGGCTCCAGACGCAACACAAGTTGAATGTACTTGACATATCTACATACAGGAATCTCAAGCACTGTCCCCAGACTGGTTTTTGGAACCTGGTTAGCGTCAATCTTGCAGAGATGTACATGTCTGAAAATCAGATTGAGGGAATGCTGCCCAAGTTCTCAACTTCCATGCAGCTGAATACCATTGATCTTTCTTCCAATCGGTTCTATGGACCTCTACCAGGTTTCTGGGTTCATCCATCTCCTACATAA
- the LOC120272463 gene encoding receptor-like protein EIX1: MITENFPAMSHNAYLKLLLLSMNKLNGTLPLSLCQIQGLQVLDISKNNLSGELPDCLWNSSALWILNLSNNNLTGAIPDSISYLPQLAQLRLSHNKLSGEIPAILKNCSQLEVLDLGYNNFAGSIPIWVGESLSRLVILILRANTFSDHIPQEIPQLKYLQILDLSRNNFSGPIPVSFGNLSAMQSLFNSDLLWYGILGVQDTIMVASNGKEKEYSQRLLPYVKIMDLSNNVLTGGIPEEIASLFGLQSLHLSENQLDGEIPDKLGQLQQLESLDLSRNKLFGSIPSTFSNLTSLSDFNVSYNDLSGKIPSGNQFNTFTDPSIYTGNHLCGFPLTDNCTKGGGPIQEKPSNGNEDDDGEIVWMYIGFLSGFAVGFWTIWGVLIFKNKWRYAYFRYTDTTCENIHAWVVVSFARMKSKIMSKSNH; encoded by the coding sequence ATGATAACAGAGAACTTTCCGGCTATGTCACATAATGCATATTTGAAGCTCCTGCTGCTCTCAATGAACAAATTAAATGGCACTCTTCCCCTCTCGTTGTGTCAAATACAGGGACTACAAGTTCTTGATATCTCGAAAAACAATTTATCCGGTGAGCTACCAGATTGCTTGTGGAATTCGTCTGCTCTGTGGATTTTGAATTTGTCAAACAACAATTTGACCGGAGCTATACCAGATTCAATATCTTATCTTCCTCAACTAGCTCAACTTCGCTTGAGCCATAACAAATTGTCTGGGGAAATTCCTGCCATACTGAAGAATTGCAGTCAACTTGAGGTTCTTGATCTCGGTTACAACAACTTTGCTGGAAGTATACCAATTTGGGTTGGAGAAAGCTTATCAAGATTGGTTATTCTCATCTTAAGAGCAAATACCTTTAGTGATCACATCCCACAGGAAATTCCTCAACTAAAGTATCTACAAATCCTTGATTTGTCACGCAATAATTTTTCAGGTCCCATCCCTGTGAGTTTTGGAAACCTCAGTGCCATGCAAAGCCTTTTCAATTCTGATCTTTTATGGTATGGTATTTTAGGAGTCCAAGATACAATAATGGTGGCATCCAACGGGAAAGAAAAGGAATATTCCCAGCGTCTTCTTCCATATGTGAAAATCATGGACCTCTCCAACAATGTGTTGACAGGGGGCATCCCTGAAGAGATTGCAAGTTTGTTTGGTCTACAGAGTTTGCACCTCTCTGAAAACCAATTAGATGGTGAGATCCCAGATAAGTTGGGTCAGTTACAACAACTTGAATCACTAGATTTGTCAAGAAACAAACTCTTTGGGAGCATACCTTCAACCTTTTCAAACTTGACATCCTTGAGCGACTTCAATGTATCTTATAACGACTTGTCAGGGAAAATACCATCAGGCAACCAGTTCAACACCTTCACAGACCCTTCCATTTATACTGGTAATCATCTTTGTGGATTCCCTTTAACTGACAATTGTACTAAAGGTGGCGGACCAATTCAGGAAAAGCCAAGTAATggaaatgaagatgatgatggtgagATAGTATGGATGTACATTGGATTCTTGTCAGGATTTGCGGTTGGATTCTGGACCATCTGGGGTGTCTTGATCTTCAAAAACAAGTGGAGATATGCCTACTTTAGGTACACAGACACAACTTGTGAGAATATCCATGCCTGGGTTGTTGTCAGCTTTGCGAGGATGAAGAGCAAGATCATGTCAAAGTCAAACCACTAG